A stretch of DNA from Diadema setosum chromosome 10, eeDiaSeto1, whole genome shotgun sequence:
CTGATTCCTGCGAGTAAACaatatgttattctttgaaTTAAATGATAATGCATCCCTATATAATATGTTACTATTAAACTTGGTCCACGGACATTATTTATGACTATTATTTACGACAGGACAGATGAGATGACTGAGTTAAGGAGATACACTGTagataaaaaatagataaatgggTAGATAAGTAGATTGAGTGACAGATTGTGAAGGTAAGTGCTGTGATGTGAACCGAGATGAACGTAAATTATATAGTGAGAGCATAAAAACAATTTGGACTTCAGGGGCGGCtacaggaattctgtaaagaggtggcgtctttacaaaattaaaggggggccgCACCCCTCCCAGCTCCTCtccattttgtctttttatttcttttgtttaaaaaaaaataataagggggggggggggcgcccggtgcgctctcCCCTGAATCCGCCACCGAGTACCATCGGCATTGTCCATCATGTTGGTCAGGTGGACATCCAACATTCTGCCGCTATCTACACGTGTAAAAACATCACTGCCACAACGCTCTGCGTCATTCCTCCCTGGCTCCGCCACTGGACTTGTTcccaataatgatgatatctcCAACTAACATAACTCTTCTCAATCACCTATCAATAACACCATTGTCATAATTGCCCAGAGTTGTGATCTAGGTAATTGGTTTGTTGGCAATTACACGGAAgcagagagggagggagagagcaagatggaaagggagagagaacaaGAGAGAGAGGACAAAGAGAGACAGTGAGTGAGGGGCGGGGCAGGGAAGGACGAAGAGAagatacagtcaaccttgcttacgtcgacctcgcataagtcgaatGATCgccttagaccccgtttacagtgcgaggctcggccgcggccgagccgcggccgagcccagccccgcttcagtgtaaacgcgcaaaaggccaaatgcgaggccaaaattggcctcgcatttggcctcgctctggaggtggtctcggccgcggccgagccgcggccgagcccggcctcttcttggtgtaaacgcaaactgggccaaatgcgcggccaattgcgcggccaattttagtctgacttccaaaccctctgcctgtatctttcgctattcaggatattaaccccctcaacgtcgaaaactagtatagtttaaggtggttttgtcctgcaaaggatttttttccttcggcaaaggcctttgcccgaacggcgacttcgtcgccacggaattcatttggcaaagggtctgaaaaccagacaataccaaattgcgtttgtttacaagcagagcgccactacgacaaaatgttgaaaggtttgaatcaaaagcgcggccgagcccagcagtgtaaacggacaaaattgcgaggctcggccgcgcaattgaggtcgggctcggccgcggccgagccgcggccgagcccggccccgcactgtaaacggggtctaagtcaaaggtctttgcaagtcctcttctctataataatatgcatgtacatgtataaatacaaGTACAACGAGTGTATGCTATTGATTTTGTTTCTCcaagtcgaagctatttctttcttctttacgTGTTGGACTTTTGCTTGTCTTCCTCCGAGTCAATGGAGTatattctccctctctccctctctatttctctccctctctctctctctaaagaTAAATATtctaacatatacatgtacatgtatctaaataattttctgtgttttctttccaacagaTGCAATATCAAGTAAAGTGTATTAAAGTGCGGATATGGTTTTTGCATTCAACTCTTCCAATAAACATGTTATGATTATAAAGAAACTAAATACAAAAACAGATAAATGTCATTTTCCAAACGTTTTAAGGGCATCATCAAACAGAGAAAAATATGTTGATAGAAATGGATATGTCTGTTTCTGCATCTGAACTCCTcctgtctgtatgtgtgtgtgtgtgtgtgtgatatttatacagtacatgtagcataTCTTTTTTGCTAATCAGCATTTGGTTTGGGTCAAAATGCAGCTTTTAGCTGAGAAACCACAACTGCCTCAACATGGAACAGGTAggctacatgtattatcaaagaGATGCAAACAAATAATGCTCTAGCTTCTTccatgccccctcccccctccagccccccccccccccacacacacacatacgcacacacacacacaaacacaaacttttacatgtacatgtactttcctCATAATGTAAATGTGAAACACAAGCATCAAGGGGAAAAACACATTCAAATAAAAAGTTCCTGTTCTAGGGAACACAAGCCTTCAATGTCAAAAGGTGTATCTGTAAGgtatcctttttatttcttttttctccctccAGCATGTGGCCATCCTAATGCAGTCAGCATGATCAATCTATATATGATCTTCTACCATGATTTCCAAAGTTGAATTCTGGCTTGAATGTCACATATCATTGTCACCATTATAATAGTACAGGTAACCCACATTTGCTTCAAATAATTGGTACATGAAACCAATCAAAATTAAATAAAACATGTTGAAAGATAGCAAACCTGATGAGGGTCTCTATCTCTTGGTTTGCGCAGCATGACAGAAATAATATTTTCCAGGGTTCTTgtcttttcttcatatttttaatcaaaatatttcatttttcttaaggACAACAATGAAAAAGGATGAAAACATCACACTCTTAAAAAAAGCCAAACAATACCAATGCTTTCCCTGTAATTTTCAAGGAAGGCATATCATACCAGCATGCATTATACCCCAAGATACTGGCCATTTATTtactcttttctcttttttctttgacttcCAGTAAGTTGAATTTCCGTGAGGTGGACTACAGGTGAATGTGTGGTTTATAAATAAGAACAAGTACTTGGGCAGAATGCTTCAAGATTAAATCTTGTGAACATTATTTGCCATTTCTTTTGAATTTgtcaatacattgtatcacagAGAGTTCATTTCCGCTCAAACAGTATCAAAGCAAACTCATCACCCACGTGATATAaaatgtcttcttcttcttcttctaaagTATGGCACAATGTACCTGACTGATActgtttgctgactattgctagtcacctggggcgAACCGCAAGGATTCGATCCAGTGCTTGATACTCAATATCATTCATAAGAGCCTCACATGCCCAGTGTGTGAATACTGTCCCACCCCcgttaatcccccccccccaaaaaaaaaaacaaaaacaaaacaaaacaaaaaaaaaagaaacaaaaacaaaaacaaaaataataaaaataataattggAGAAGGCAAGTAACAAAaatccatacacacacaaaaaaaaaaaatgcatctaaAAGTCAGTGGTAAATTATAAACTTGTcatagattaaaaaacaacCTTCAATTAATTTTTACTTTCCTTCTGCacaatttagagtattttgCTGCAAGCACCTACAATTGTATCTCCTTACTGCTTCTAACAAAACTGAAGATTCGAGGTCATGTGAAAGCTAATAATAATGCATGTTCTCTCTGTAAATTTCCCAGACTTGAAGACTTTTCAGCAGACCACACAGAaagcatttattttcttttcagttcAATAAGTCCATTTGCAGAGTATCACCACTGTCCGTATGATAGTGACACTGCAAAATATAACTGGGATATGACTATGACTTGTAATATTCCTGCAGGTCTTCATCTGCTGGCTTTAAAACTGTCCTGTCTGCCAGGTTGACCACCCAGCCCGGCTGGAGTCCAAAATACACCTGCCGCGGATCCTTCCTCATTCTAAGCATCTCCCTCCGCGGGTCACTCGTGAGGTCGGGAAGGACGTAACCGTGCTTCCGCGTGAGATCCAGCCGGGCTTTGCGGACCTTGTCGGGGTCGGCAAGGTAGCCGCGGTTCGCTGGATCGGTGTAGAAGTTGACGAGGTCCTTGGGTGGCAGAGCACGTCGAGGGATGGGCTTCCCCTGCAGGAAGAACTGTAAGGGATACGCCAGGGCATCCAAACTGACAGGATCGTAAAAGCCGGTTGTCACAACACCACCACATCGCTCAATTGCTGTGATGGCCAGTTCTGACGTGTGCTGTACCTCGATGTTGATTTGGGCTTCAAAGTTATCTAGTCCCTACAAGGAAGAGAATAAAAATCAACCGACACTTTGTTGATAAATGCCTTGAAAGTTCAACTTTTCTTAGTATTGTAAATCAGACACAATTCAGTCGTCGGGCTGAAAAGTTTGATAAGTAAAAACATTCCAAATTAAgtgttctaattatgacaaaCCCTCactaaaacatacatgtatgcccaTGGTTGATAAATATATACATTCTACATGTGAGGATTTGAAACTGTCAGGACacattaaacatacatgtacttaaaggacaagttcaccttcattaacataaggattgagagaatgtagcaatattagtaggacacatcattgaaagtttgaggaaaatcggacaatccgttcaaaagttatgaatttttgaagtttttgtgcagtcaccgctggatgagaagactactgcagtgtatgatgtcacatgcgtacaacaatataaggaaaatataaagagaatttcacaaaatttcatcttttgaaaaaagtacactttctcttgactcgttactgacatatgttatgggtaatattattcccattgcctttagaaagaggcaagtcaagtgctcttttattatgcgaaaaaagtgaaaatatgttgaattttctttacattttctttatactgttgtactcatatgacatcacgagccttagtagtctcctcatccagcggttccaacacaaaagttgtaaaaattcataacttttgcatcgattgtccaattttccttaaactttcactgatgtgttctactaatattgctgcattctcgtaatccttatgttaatgaaggtgaacttgtcctttaaaaagaaatcagctAAATACAGTTACTGGAAAATTCAGGACCGCCAAAGTCACATACGAGCATTGCCTGGTAGATAACTAGGGTTTTTTTTCCGTATTGGGAAAATATCCTCTCAATTCACAACAAATCTTTTTTTATCCGCACTTTTCCTAGAATGGGGATCACCTGTATACAagacagtgcactcccgttataacaaacacggttataacaaaattctgaatACAGTGAAGTACAGTATAAATTCTGGCCACAACATTATCAGCCCTACCATTTTAATTGtgtatttgttcagttataataaaattttgataaaacgaaagaaaactgcaggtTCCatggactttgttataacaggagttcATTGTATTCTTTCCCCATGCTTCCACTTCTCAAGGGTGACAAGTTGTTACACAAACCTCATGCAGCAAGTTGATCCCATACTGTCTGTCGATAactaggtttttttttccatattggGAAAATATCCTCTCAATTCACGACAAATCTTTTTTAATCCGCACTTTTCCTAGAATGGGGATCACCTGTATACAagacagtgcactcccgttataacaaacacggttataacaaaattctgaatACATTGAAGTATAAAAGGCCACAACATTATCAGCTCTACCATcttaattgtttatttgttcggttataacaaaattttcataaaacgaaagaaaactgctggttccatggactttgttataacaggagttcATTGTATTCTTTCCCCATGCTTCCACTTCTCAAGGGTGACAAGTTGTTACACAAACCTCATGCAGCAAGTTGATCCCATAGTGTCTGTctttgatgttgatgttgattgCCCCCGAgttgaccagggaggtgacgtCGATTGGTTGGTCTGGGTCAACTCGACCGACATCAATCAGGTACTGGAGTTTGGCGAGGGAAAGTGGCATGTACTGCCTCCTCAAGCTGAATGAAGGGAAAATGAATAACATTGAATGCTGATGAATGCAcaaatagaaatatgaaaacagcaatgaaaacaatacgtacattgtacattatatgGAAGTGTAtatatttctgtctttctccTCCCAAAATCAGATAGTGTTTAGTGGGTGCCAAGAGCATTTTTAGTGATAGTCACAAAGGGTATAAGGAACACATACTATCTTCTATTACTCTATGTCCTCCCTTGTAAAACAGTGAGattctttgtaatttttttcttcaaaagaagACATAGAATGTCATCATTCTACTGGCAAAAATGCTGCCTTAGCATCACATAGATTAATAGGAAGGAAATTAAAtcaaagggatggcatagttttgtTTAAGACAgtgattcagattttaactttttgtgggatgattagaaaccacttaaaatgtgaagtatgaaagagcatacgattctaagaagcattcaaagtttaattgctgaaaatcagttttaaaatggccgagatatccacacacaaaaaaagtaaaacaaagtgttcccAATAAGAGATGGGTCCCACCCTTTATTAGGCCTCTTTGTTttggggtatctcagccatttcacacaaacatttttcatcaaataaaattt
This window harbors:
- the LOC140234162 gene encoding large ribosomal subunit protein uL15m-like; its protein translation is MSKTEGIRRALEIVRGMPRVALNNLRDNPGSKKNENRRGRGQHTGGMSGRGKSGQGMRGTKPRIGFEGGQTPFYLRIPKYPYYKDYHLRRQYMPLSLAKLQYLIDVGRVDPDQPIDVTSLVNSGAININIKDRHYGINLLHEGLDNFEAQINIEVQHTSELAITAIERCGGVVTTGFYDPVSLDALAYPLQFFLQGKPIPRRALPPKDLVNFYTDPANRGYLADPDKVRKARLDLTRKHGYVLPDLTSDPRREMLRMRKDPRQVYFGLQPGWVVNLADRTVLKPADEDLQEYYKS